A window from Salvia miltiorrhiza cultivar Shanhuang (shh) chromosome 2, IMPLAD_Smil_shh, whole genome shotgun sequence encodes these proteins:
- the LOC131009842 gene encoding uncharacterized protein LOC131009842, with the protein MSNRKRPDLAVEEKQRVLQWLLQYNKDGVPNRGAPKEATAFFNISVKSVRKIWVHAKKQIERGEVVHFQNKRKGKQHVDKMMPDEEKIRALPVKERSTIRRMAAKLGISKSLLGEWIKEKQLRAHTSAVKPFLTDDNKLARLRFSLSQLNSASILEDKLNFHSMHNVVHIDEKWFYMSNTSERYYLLPDEESANKPRKHQESERI; encoded by the coding sequence ATGTCTAACAGAAAGAGGCCCGATTTAGCAGTAGAGGAGAAACAGCGAGTCCTTCAATGGTTGCTGCAATACAATAAGGATGGAGTTCCTAACAGAGGGGCACCAAAGGAAGCAACTGCATTTTTCAACATTTCAGTCAAATCCGTCCGCAAAATCTGGGTGCATGCAAAGAAGCAAATAGAAAGAGGTGAAGTAGTGCATTttcaaaacaaaagaaaaggtaAACAACATGTAGATAAAATGATGCCCGATGAAGAAAAGATTAGAGCACTTCCTGTTAAAGAGAGAAGCACAATCAGAAGGATGGCAGCCAAGCTAGGGATATCCAAATCTCTACTTGGAGAGTGGATTAAGGAGAAACAGTTACGAGCACACACAAGTGCTGTCAAGCCATTTCTAACCGATGACAATAAGCTTGCAAGGCTTAGATTCAGTCTAAGCCAACTAAATTCTGCATCAATTTTGGAAGACAAACTGAATTTTCATAGTATGCATAATGTAGTGCACATTGATGAAAAATGGTTTTACATGTCAAACACATCGGAGAGGTATTACTTATTGCCCGATGAAGAATCAGCCAACAAACCACGAAAACATCAAGAATCAGAGAGAATATGA